In Streptomyces sp. NBC_00569, a single genomic region encodes these proteins:
- a CDS encoding endonuclease/exonuclease/phosphatase family protein: protein MPRNIRIANLNAYKLSPTTRNTRSWAARVTAIQEIAPDILALQEFILDESGTGRDRWESEAASLIQDLSEECGLSASVRVSAGHPHGTAMAANWHRPRWTALMWNPHTVDVVEGSYRPFGAPDYWHGCTTARFDVGAKVPVLIASYHGDPFRPDYRYNEALRLKGTICTTGGVRPALCVGDFNSIWIRAPSRHRWEVDWSESIDKRSFSVIAGRTTTN, encoded by the coding sequence GTGCCGAGGAACATTCGCATCGCCAATCTCAACGCCTACAAGCTCAGCCCCACCACACGGAACACTCGCTCTTGGGCAGCGCGAGTCACCGCCATTCAGGAGATAGCTCCTGACATCCTCGCCCTGCAGGAGTTCATCCTCGACGAAAGCGGAACCGGCCGCGACCGCTGGGAGAGCGAAGCCGCCTCGCTTATCCAAGACCTGTCCGAAGAATGCGGCCTGAGTGCTTCCGTGCGCGTCAGCGCCGGCCATCCGCACGGCACGGCCATGGCGGCAAACTGGCACCGTCCACGGTGGACCGCGTTGATGTGGAACCCCCACACCGTCGATGTAGTCGAAGGGTCATACCGCCCCTTCGGCGCCCCCGATTATTGGCATGGCTGCACCACAGCCCGCTTCGACGTCGGAGCCAAAGTCCCGGTCCTCATAGCCAGCTACCACGGGGACCCCTTCCGACCGGACTACCGGTACAACGAGGCGCTCCGACTCAAGGGCACCATCTGTACGACGGGTGGTGTCCGGCCCGCCCTCTGCGTGGGGGACTTCAACTCGATCTGGATCAGGGCCCCCTCCCGACACCGTTGGGAAGTCGACTGGAGCGAATCCATCGACAAGCGGAGCTTCTCCGTGATCGCCGGAAGGACGACTACCAACTGA
- a CDS encoding SAM-dependent methyltransferase: MLVTDLNDLIRPDRYPRSSGYDPAWLLNLDMGPNPLRLLEDLARDLDLRPGMRILDLGSGKGATSVFLAREYGAQVVAADLWIAPEDAATVFADAGVGDQVTAVRAEAHTLPFEEETSTPS, from the coding sequence GTGCTCGTGACTGACTTGAACGATCTCATACGTCCGGACCGCTATCCGCGCTCCTCTGGCTATGACCCCGCCTGGTTGCTCAACCTCGACATGGGGCCGAACCCGCTGCGGCTGCTGGAAGACCTCGCCCGGGACCTTGATCTGCGCCCGGGGATGCGGATTCTCGACCTCGGCTCCGGCAAGGGCGCCACGTCGGTGTTCCTAGCCCGCGAGTACGGCGCCCAGGTCGTTGCGGCCGACTTGTGGATCGCCCCTGAGGACGCGGCAACCGTCTTCGCCGATGCGGGTGTCGGCGACCAGGTGACGGCCGTGCGAGCTGAGGCGCACACCCTGCCGTTCGAGGAGGAGACTTCGACGCCATCGTGA
- a CDS encoding FMN-binding glutamate synthase family protein, which produces MRARNIGASAATALALVAARDLVQKKHALLRNFPVLGHARYLLEKIGPELRQYVVTSNDEERPFSRDQRSWIYASAKEENNYFGFGTDNDVEHEQGHAYVKQRTFAGRLPDLRDAQAPLPSAKVLGGPRGRAKAFRPASVVNISAMSFGSLSGAAVTALNKGAALAGTMHNTGEGGLSPYHLNGGELVLQIGTSYFGCRNKDGTFNLDNLKSVVASGPVKAIEIKLSQGAKPGLGGLLPGAKVTDEIAGIRDIPAGKDCASPSRHTAFHDVDSMLDFVELLATETGLPVGIKSAIGEMGFWEELATLMERGDRGVDFVTVDGGEGGTGAAPLIFADSVSLPFRMGFSRVYSVFAERGLTDDITFIGSGKLGLPENAVVAFALGVDMVNVGREAMLSIGCIQAQKCHTDACPTGIATQNPWLTRGIDAPSKAIRAAGYLRTLRRELLRVSGAVGVAHPSLITPTDIDILNGDYDARTLASVYGYKDGWGSLGPKLADEITELLTA; this is translated from the coding sequence ATGCGTGCTCGGAACATAGGCGCGTCAGCCGCCACGGCGTTGGCGCTGGTGGCCGCCCGCGACCTCGTGCAGAAGAAGCACGCACTGCTGAGGAACTTCCCCGTGCTGGGGCACGCCAGGTACTTGCTGGAGAAGATCGGCCCCGAGCTGCGGCAGTACGTCGTGACGTCCAACGACGAGGAACGGCCCTTCAGCCGTGACCAGCGCAGCTGGATCTACGCGTCGGCGAAGGAGGAGAACAACTACTTCGGCTTCGGCACCGACAACGACGTCGAGCATGAGCAGGGTCACGCGTACGTGAAGCAGCGCACGTTCGCCGGTCGGCTGCCCGATCTGCGCGACGCGCAGGCGCCGTTGCCCTCGGCAAAGGTGCTCGGCGGACCACGAGGCCGCGCGAAGGCGTTCCGTCCGGCGAGTGTCGTCAACATCTCGGCGATGAGCTTCGGCTCGCTGTCCGGCGCGGCCGTCACGGCACTCAACAAGGGTGCGGCGCTGGCCGGGACGATGCACAACACCGGCGAGGGCGGCCTGTCGCCTTACCACCTCAACGGTGGGGAACTCGTCCTCCAGATCGGTACGTCGTACTTCGGCTGCCGCAACAAGGACGGGACGTTCAACCTCGACAACCTCAAGTCCGTGGTCGCGAGCGGGCCCGTGAAGGCGATCGAGATCAAGCTCTCGCAGGGTGCGAAGCCGGGGCTCGGCGGCCTGCTGCCGGGTGCGAAGGTGACCGACGAGATCGCCGGGATCCGCGACATCCCCGCGGGCAAGGACTGCGCGTCGCCGTCGCGGCACACCGCGTTCCACGACGTGGACTCGATGCTTGACTTCGTGGAACTGCTCGCCACGGAGACCGGATTGCCCGTCGGGATCAAGAGCGCCATCGGGGAAATGGGCTTCTGGGAGGAACTCGCCACCCTGATGGAGCGAGGTGATCGAGGGGTCGACTTCGTGACCGTCGACGGAGGCGAGGGCGGCACCGGGGCTGCTCCCCTGATCTTCGCCGACTCGGTGTCCCTGCCGTTCCGCATGGGCTTCTCCCGCGTCTACAGCGTGTTCGCCGAGCGCGGGCTGACCGACGACATCACCTTCATCGGCTCCGGCAAGCTCGGCCTGCCCGAGAACGCCGTCGTCGCGTTCGCCCTCGGCGTCGACATGGTCAACGTGGGCCGTGAGGCGATGCTGTCCATCGGCTGCATCCAGGCGCAGAAGTGCCACACCGACGCATGCCCCACCGGCATCGCCACCCAGAACCCGTGGCTGACGCGCGGCATCGACGCACCCTCGAAGGCCATCCGGGCCGCGGGCTACCTGCGCACCCTGCGCAGGGAGTTGCTGAGGGTCTCGGGCGCCGTCGGCGTCGCCCATCCCTCGCTTATCACCCCCACCGACATCGACATCCTCAACGGCGACTACGACGCCCGCACCCTGGCGAGCGTCTACGGCTACAAGGACGGCTGGGG
- a CDS encoding transporter substrate-binding domain-containing protein, with product MLRASINLGNPVLAQGTPDEPSGITVDLAREVAERLALPVQFICFDAARKSYAAMTEGHADLCFLAVDPDREKEVAFSTPYVHIEGVYAAPSNSAFACAADVDRDGVRIGVKKGSAYDLYLSRGLHHATVLRGDEGVDVFHAEGLDVAAGIRQPLTAHVAQRAELRLLEPAFMTIRQAIGTTRGRSPKTARFVSDLVTELVTSGFVAKALRSSGQDPALAASATV from the coding sequence GTGCTGCGCGCCTCCATCAACCTCGGCAATCCAGTGCTCGCTCAGGGCACCCCCGACGAGCCGTCCGGGATCACTGTCGACCTTGCCCGTGAGGTTGCCGAACGCCTGGCTCTGCCCGTGCAGTTCATCTGCTTCGATGCAGCCCGCAAGTCGTACGCTGCGATGACCGAGGGCCACGCCGACCTGTGCTTCCTGGCCGTGGATCCGGACCGCGAAAAGGAAGTCGCATTCAGCACGCCGTATGTGCACATCGAGGGGGTGTACGCGGCACCATCGAACTCGGCGTTCGCCTGCGCCGCAGACGTGGACCGCGACGGGGTGCGCATCGGCGTCAAGAAGGGCTCCGCCTACGACCTCTACCTGAGCCGCGGCCTGCACCACGCCACCGTCCTTCGCGGCGACGAGGGGGTCGACGTCTTCCATGCCGAGGGTCTGGACGTAGCGGCCGGTATCCGCCAACCATTGACCGCGCATGTTGCCCAGCGGGCCGAACTACGCCTGCTGGAACCTGCGTTCATGACGATCCGGCAGGCCATCGGCACCACACGCGGACGAAGTCCGAAGACGGCACGGTTCGTCAGTGACCTCGTGACCGAGCTGGTAACTTCCGGATTCGTCGCCAAGGCACTGCGCAGCTCCGGCCAGGATCCGGCCTTGGCTGCCTCTGCTACGGTTTGA
- a CDS encoding GIY-YIG nuclease family protein, whose amino-acid sequence MKATALVSPSRLWSAQEVLVRPSPVPAAAGVYGWHFKQPPHPCLDAERLLYVGIAPRYMANRTSTQNLRKRVRYHYRGNAAGSTLRFTLGCLLGLELRRVGSGKRMTFGREEATLSQWMAGNAQVCWIERSEPWDLESQLISQLDLPLNLDQNRHNAFHSRLKELRAQARQRARELPISS is encoded by the coding sequence GTGAAAGCTACCGCTCTCGTCAGTCCCAGCCGGTTGTGGTCGGCGCAGGAGGTCTTGGTGCGTCCCAGTCCTGTCCCGGCGGCGGCAGGGGTCTACGGCTGGCACTTCAAGCAGCCGCCCCATCCGTGCCTGGATGCCGAGCGCCTGTTGTACGTCGGGATAGCCCCGCGATACATGGCGAACCGGACCAGCACCCAGAACCTGCGCAAGCGCGTGCGCTATCACTACCGGGGCAACGCGGCCGGCTCGACGCTGCGGTTCACCCTCGGTTGCCTACTCGGACTCGAGCTGCGTCGAGTGGGCAGCGGCAAACGGATGACCTTCGGCAGGGAAGAAGCCACACTGAGCCAGTGGATGGCGGGCAATGCGCAAGTGTGTTGGATCGAGCGGAGCGAACCATGGGACCTGGAGTCGCAGCTCATCTCTCAGCTCGACCTCCCGCTGAACCTCGACCAGAACCGCCATAACGCGTTCCACAGTCGGCTGAAGGAGCTACGAGCTCAAGCACGACAGCGAGCACGAGAGTTGCCCATCAGCTCATAG
- a CDS encoding DUF2637 domain-containing protein, translated as MAAPQLTRTHRILIGVVVAGAVVIAGIGFAGSYAAVRSLALQKGFGNFSYVFPIGIDAGICVLLALDLLLTWIRIPFPLLRQTAWLLTAATIAFNGAAAWPDPLGVGMHAVIPILFVVSVEAARHAVGRIADIMADKHMEGVRLTRWLLSPLPTFLLWRRMKLWELRSYEAVIKLEQDRLVYQARLHSRFGRAWRRKAPVESLMPLRLARYGVPLAETAPSGLAAAGIEPALLPAAPQQTAAEQELPIEAVEVPTAESSSPWFAKQLPAHQGETAHLIDYFSAYEDFLDEYQVAPTVAQFAHYLRVEHEAVQDDGSPLSEEELLPLLAEYAARSEASVGRQDMGGREGALAEVPVSEETWAAFCRDVARAYVEEFGNSPDSAALAQYLRERYNLDAPEPHLLPAEVATEHLSAPSAAELNPAAELARGKTPSDEVPVPSQRDRAQIDVTLDTSAADDDGGNEEELPRLTNPDRYYLAYQHYVDTHGTDPKGRAAWEEVAQQVAASGVLGDKGQPVSPSTLRRYALEQRIYRRWADEYERLGEPPTYEALLDRLAHDGVKSGNRQLTLDDLQRGEHLASGFERRYDALHNHN; from the coding sequence GTGGCCGCGCCACAGCTGACACGGACGCACCGCATACTCATCGGCGTGGTCGTCGCCGGTGCGGTGGTCATCGCCGGCATCGGTTTCGCGGGTTCGTACGCGGCCGTTCGCTCACTCGCGCTCCAGAAGGGGTTCGGGAACTTCAGCTATGTGTTCCCGATCGGCATCGACGCGGGTATCTGCGTCCTGCTCGCCCTGGACCTGCTGCTGACCTGGATCCGCATACCGTTCCCCCTGCTGCGCCAGACGGCGTGGCTGCTGACCGCGGCGACGATCGCGTTCAACGGCGCGGCCGCCTGGCCGGACCCCCTCGGCGTCGGCATGCACGCCGTCATCCCGATCCTGTTCGTCGTCTCGGTCGAGGCGGCGCGCCACGCGGTCGGCCGGATCGCGGACATCATGGCCGACAAGCACATGGAGGGCGTGCGCCTCACGCGCTGGCTGCTCTCCCCGCTGCCCACGTTCCTGCTGTGGCGCCGCATGAAGCTGTGGGAGCTGCGCAGCTACGAGGCCGTCATCAAGCTCGAGCAGGACCGTCTCGTCTACCAGGCCCGCCTGCACTCCCGCTTCGGCCGCGCCTGGCGCCGCAAGGCCCCCGTCGAGTCCCTGATGCCGCTGCGCCTCGCGCGCTACGGCGTCCCGCTCGCCGAGACCGCCCCCTCGGGCCTGGCCGCCGCCGGCATCGAACCCGCGCTGCTGCCAGCCGCACCGCAGCAGACAGCTGCGGAGCAAGAGTTGCCGATCGAAGCCGTAGAGGTTCCTACGGCAGAGTCTTCGAGTCCGTGGTTTGCCAAACAGTTGCCGGCGCACCAAGGCGAGACGGCGCATTTGATCGACTACTTCAGCGCCTATGAGGATTTCCTGGACGAGTATCAGGTGGCTCCGACGGTAGCTCAGTTCGCGCACTATCTGCGGGTCGAGCATGAGGCCGTCCAGGACGACGGCAGTCCGCTGTCGGAGGAGGAGCTGCTGCCGCTCCTGGCCGAATATGCAGCCAGGAGCGAGGCTAGCGTGGGTCGCCAGGACATGGGTGGCAGGGAAGGGGCGCTGGCTGAGGTGCCGGTCTCAGAGGAGACGTGGGCGGCGTTCTGCCGGGATGTGGCCCGTGCGTATGTCGAGGAGTTCGGCAACTCCCCTGATTCGGCAGCGCTCGCGCAGTACTTGCGAGAGCGCTACAACTTGGACGCTCCCGAGCCGCACCTGCTGCCCGCTGAGGTCGCAACGGAGCACCTCTCAGCTCCAAGCGCTGCGGAGTTGAATCCGGCCGCCGAGTTGGCGCGAGGCAAGACTCCGTCAGACGAGGTGCCAGTTCCTTCGCAACGGGACCGCGCGCAGATCGACGTAACCCTCGACACTTCCGCGGCAGATGACGATGGGGGTAACGAGGAGGAGCTTCCACGGCTCACGAATCCCGACCGGTACTACCTCGCCTACCAGCATTACGTGGACACCCACGGCACGGACCCCAAGGGTAGAGCAGCCTGGGAAGAGGTGGCCCAACAGGTCGCTGCATCCGGTGTCCTGGGCGACAAAGGACAGCCTGTCAGCCCCAGCACCCTGCGCCGATACGCACTGGAGCAGCGCATCTACCGCCGGTGGGCCGACGAATACGAGCGCCTGGGTGAACCTCCTACGTACGAGGCGCTACTGGATCGGCTCGCCCACGACGGCGTCAAATCTGGCAACCGGCAGCTGACCCTCGACGATCTACAGCGCGGCGAGCACCTCGCCTCTGGGTTCGAGCGCCGCTACGACGCGCTGCACAACCACAACTGA
- a CDS encoding NUDIX hydrolase: protein MAGKELSPVPLLDVLLVTPGGMMSVCSRGAFGERPGFRGELRLQIQPTISGAVVAHQGKVLLVRRAVPEGSLVWQFPAGKVEPGESHEETAVREALEETGVLVEPLTVIGERLHPVTGLRVVYVGCWWLSGAARAASPREVAEAVWVPFDELPSRIPGGVYEPVWEFLTGPALP from the coding sequence ATGGCAGGCAAGGAGCTATCACCAGTGCCACTTCTCGATGTACTGCTTGTTACTCCTGGCGGCATGATGTCCGTCTGCAGTCGAGGGGCATTCGGTGAACGGCCTGGTTTCAGAGGAGAGTTGAGGTTGCAGATACAGCCGACGATCTCCGGTGCGGTGGTCGCCCATCAGGGCAAAGTACTGCTGGTTCGTCGCGCCGTCCCCGAGGGGAGTCTGGTCTGGCAGTTCCCAGCGGGCAAGGTTGAGCCTGGTGAGTCGCATGAGGAGACGGCTGTGCGGGAGGCCTTGGAGGAGACCGGGGTACTTGTCGAGCCTCTCACCGTGATCGGTGAGAGGCTGCATCCGGTGACGGGTCTGCGGGTCGTCTATGTCGGCTGCTGGTGGCTGTCGGGTGCGGCTCGGGCGGCGTCGCCGCGGGAGGTTGCCGAGGCAGTATGGGTGCCGTTCGACGAGCTGCCGTCACGGATTCCAGGTGGGGTGTACGAGCCGGTTTGGGAGTTCTTGACGGGTCCGGCGCTGCCCTGA
- a CDS encoding TerD family protein produces the protein MYEMVKGANVGLGGLSGDDVDSVVVSLGWVSPTGEGDADVSVLLLDENGKVRTDTDFYFYNNACAPDGSVQLLGKTPVGEGSEDRISFDLTAVPSDVATILIAASRYESARFDELEDLELRLSDGSGEPLLRFAIDDAGGVSALIFGELYRRGEEWKFRAVGQGYEAGFAALAGDHGVDIDDDAESANATQAQEAVQELPASDVLQQKPAPDSVPDVIIAVTVPGTRQEPEAAAPARKPVRPRTSKKKITVSRAPQKSLAENESWRGARLFPVSALKSDRDREARATSVLLAVMAQVPELGRRLTAGFGAPAGRIETFTEVSLPHGESPRRPDGVIRVERAGKLWTALVETKTNGNPLKAEQVQDYSDIAARRGYEAVITLSNDVALEGSPLVEVKIDRRRKNKVSLWHLSWAEVAHQAQMLIRHEGVGNPTHAWLLEELLHYLLHENSGCHGFHNMGPAWVPVRNGIQDETLCPGDPRALEAVESWERLVRQVSLGLGGELGRKVLPVQRARRGTDAVARRTRMADEFCHNGKLQAELRIEQTPGVLAVTADLRTGKIRTSIDISPPEQGYPLSWAKRIVRELAEAPADLHIETLLDGDVRGPRGTLERLRPEPGDLLPKGGAKITGFRLSLYKGMGTQRGNTESGFIRSVDEAINKFHTGVVTHLDRMATRRRSPAKPSAGE, from the coding sequence ATGTACGAGATGGTCAAGGGGGCCAATGTCGGGCTGGGGGGCTTGAGCGGAGACGACGTCGACTCGGTGGTCGTCAGTCTGGGATGGGTGAGTCCCACGGGAGAGGGCGACGCCGACGTCTCCGTGCTCCTGCTGGACGAGAACGGCAAGGTCCGCACCGACACCGACTTTTATTTCTACAACAACGCCTGTGCGCCGGACGGGAGCGTGCAGCTGCTGGGTAAAACGCCCGTGGGAGAGGGCAGCGAGGACCGGATTAGTTTCGACTTGACGGCAGTTCCCAGCGACGTCGCCACCATCCTCATCGCGGCGAGCCGGTACGAGTCAGCCCGGTTCGACGAACTCGAGGACCTCGAGCTGAGGTTGAGCGACGGGTCCGGCGAGCCGCTGCTGCGGTTCGCGATCGATGACGCCGGTGGCGTGAGCGCGTTGATCTTCGGGGAGCTGTACCGGCGCGGCGAGGAATGGAAATTCCGGGCTGTAGGGCAGGGCTACGAGGCGGGATTCGCAGCCCTGGCGGGGGACCACGGCGTAGACATCGACGACGACGCCGAATCGGCGAACGCCACGCAGGCACAGGAGGCAGTCCAGGAGCTCCCGGCCTCTGACGTCCTCCAGCAGAAGCCCGCGCCGGATTCGGTACCGGACGTCATCATCGCAGTGACCGTCCCCGGCACACGACAGGAACCCGAAGCAGCGGCGCCCGCCAGGAAGCCGGTGCGTCCGCGCACGTCGAAGAAGAAGATCACCGTCTCCAGGGCGCCGCAGAAGTCCCTTGCGGAGAACGAGTCCTGGAGGGGCGCGCGCCTCTTTCCCGTGTCCGCGTTGAAGAGCGACCGGGACCGGGAGGCTCGCGCCACCTCGGTCCTGCTGGCTGTGATGGCGCAGGTGCCGGAACTCGGCCGGCGGCTCACTGCCGGGTTCGGCGCCCCCGCGGGGCGTATAGAGACCTTCACCGAGGTGTCGCTGCCCCACGGAGAATCGCCCCGTCGCCCCGACGGTGTCATCCGCGTGGAGCGAGCGGGCAAGCTGTGGACGGCACTCGTCGAGACCAAGACCAATGGCAATCCGCTCAAGGCCGAGCAGGTGCAGGACTACTCGGACATCGCCGCCAGGAGGGGATACGAGGCGGTCATCACCCTCTCCAACGACGTGGCGCTGGAAGGCAGCCCGCTGGTCGAGGTGAAGATCGACCGGCGGCGGAAGAACAAGGTGAGCCTGTGGCATCTGTCCTGGGCCGAGGTGGCCCACCAGGCGCAGATGCTGATCCGGCACGAGGGCGTCGGCAACCCCACACACGCGTGGCTCCTGGAGGAGCTGCTGCACTACCTGCTCCACGAGAACTCGGGCTGTCACGGCTTCCACAACATGGGCCCGGCATGGGTGCCCGTACGCAACGGGATCCAGGACGAAACGCTCTGCCCGGGCGACCCGCGAGCACTCGAGGCCGTCGAGAGCTGGGAGCGTCTGGTACGTCAGGTCTCGCTGGGCCTGGGAGGCGAACTGGGACGAAAGGTCCTCCCCGTGCAGCGCGCCCGCCGCGGCACAGACGCCGTGGCCCGCCGCACCCGCATGGCCGACGAATTTTGCCATAACGGAAAGCTCCAGGCCGAGCTACGCATCGAGCAGACACCAGGAGTACTCGCCGTCACCGCCGACCTGCGCACCGGCAAGATCCGCACGTCCATCGACATCTCGCCCCCGGAGCAGGGCTACCCACTCTCCTGGGCCAAGCGCATCGTCCGCGAACTGGCCGAGGCGCCCGCGGACCTGCACATCGAGACTCTTCTTGATGGCGATGTGAGAGGACCGCGGGGAACGCTGGAACGGCTGCGCCCCGAGCCGGGTGATCTCCTCCCGAAGGGCGGGGCGAAGATCACTGGGTTCCGGCTGTCGCTGTACAAGGGCATGGGCACGCAACGGGGAAACACGGAATCCGGATTCATCCGGAGCGTCGACGAAGCAATCAACAAGTTCCACACCGGGGTGGTGACCCACCTCGACCGCATGGCGACCCGGAGGAGGTCGCCGGCAAAGCCGTCTGCTGGGGAGTAG
- a CDS encoding DUF4352 domain-containing protein: protein MNRAAKSVAALLLAGFLPLTAACNGDSDVTTTPNKKSDSQEGKPAEKPAEDTAKNDAKTGDTITLKGMDDGSQLDVTVVKVVDPAKSSDEFTTPESGNRFIGVQFKLVNSGTKAYNDSPSNGAQVADKDGQQFDATFGDITAGPSMSSSVKLAPGGKALGWIVFEAPTKSKVTQVQFAMDSGFSDQTGQWSIG from the coding sequence ATGAACCGCGCCGCCAAGTCCGTCGCCGCCCTGCTCCTCGCCGGCTTCCTTCCCCTCACTGCCGCATGCAACGGTGACTCCGACGTCACCACCACTCCGAACAAGAAGAGCGACTCCCAAGAGGGCAAGCCCGCCGAGAAGCCGGCCGAGGACACCGCCAAGAACGACGCCAAGACCGGCGACACGATCACCCTTAAGGGCATGGACGACGGCAGTCAGCTCGACGTGACCGTCGTCAAGGTCGTCGACCCCGCCAAGAGCAGCGACGAGTTCACCACCCCCGAGTCGGGCAACCGGTTCATCGGCGTGCAGTTCAAGCTCGTCAACTCCGGCACCAAGGCGTACAACGACAGCCCCTCCAACGGGGCTCAGGTCGCCGACAAGGACGGGCAGCAGTTCGACGCAACGTTCGGAGACATCACGGCCGGTCCGTCCATGTCGTCCAGCGTCAAGCTGGCGCCTGGCGGCAAGGCTCTCGGCTGGATCGTGTTCGAAGCGCCTACTAAGTCGAAGGTCACGCAGGTGCAGTTCGCGATGGACTCGGGCTTCTCGGACCAGACCGGCCAGTGGAGCATCGGCTGA
- a CDS encoding DUF1963 domain-containing protein, producing MTQSFTGPLYDLDGLIPELAVLGRRTTLLLPKSGSPEAQESSLGGPMLWPIDEPWPSCGQPGHWAWPNEKNPAGTVPMVPVVQLFARDVPELPFPEDRDVLQLVWCPLIHPNDQACAALPSLYWRSEADVLTSGMLQAIPAPQEGEYEEEFMPNPCTVSPTSVVEYPNWDLPQELRQTLQPRIEELEERFGMEYTLLACALQNKVGGYPAWNQPPDWPSCERGHRMEHLLSVAPEEDLDMVMGDLGGIYIFFCRQCPELPYAHRYDC from the coding sequence GTGACGCAGAGCTTTACTGGCCCGCTGTACGACCTGGATGGCCTGATACCTGAGCTCGCGGTTCTCGGCCGGCGGACGACGCTGCTGTTGCCGAAGAGCGGATCTCCCGAGGCCCAGGAGAGCTCCCTGGGCGGCCCCATGCTTTGGCCCATCGATGAACCCTGGCCTTCGTGCGGACAACCAGGTCACTGGGCGTGGCCCAACGAGAAGAACCCGGCCGGGACGGTCCCCATGGTCCCGGTGGTTCAGCTCTTCGCACGCGACGTACCCGAGCTGCCGTTCCCCGAAGATAGGGACGTACTCCAGCTGGTCTGGTGTCCGTTGATCCATCCCAACGACCAGGCGTGCGCCGCCCTGCCGAGTCTGTACTGGCGCAGCGAGGCCGACGTGCTCACCTCCGGCATGCTCCAGGCGATACCCGCCCCCCAGGAAGGCGAGTACGAAGAAGAGTTCATGCCCAATCCGTGCACGGTGTCCCCCACCTCGGTGGTGGAGTACCCGAACTGGGACCTGCCACAGGAACTTCGGCAGACCCTGCAGCCCCGCATCGAGGAGCTGGAAGAGCGCTTCGGCATGGAGTACACCCTGTTGGCGTGTGCGCTGCAGAACAAGGTCGGCGGGTACCCGGCCTGGAACCAGCCACCCGACTGGCCATCCTGCGAGCGCGGCCACCGCATGGAACACCTGCTCAGCGTCGCCCCGGAGGAAGACCTGGACATGGTCATGGGAGACCTCGGCGGCATCTACATATTCTTCTGTCGCCAGTGCCCCGAACTCCCCTACGCCCACCGCTACGACTGCTGA
- a CDS encoding restriction endonuclease — MSRRRPTRRAVRRRPKRRSKKQDEQIALLVGAIVAVGLAVAALQWLLAHWWLLVVMAVVASVAGGLWLQQVRQRAEWQRIRAQAVHMRIAEIDALDHRAFEFAIRDLMCRDGCTAEQIGGAGDDACDVRATDPAGRIWAIQCKHRRDGDRGSAVGVGVLQQVNGTARQVHGADIAVVLTNGRFSSKAIPWGREHRIHLVDRRVLGEWAAGSRPLWDLLDRIPPSRRPTALS; from the coding sequence ATGAGCCGCCGTCGCCCGACGCGGCGCGCCGTCCGCCGCCGTCCGAAGCGTCGTTCCAAGAAGCAGGATGAGCAGATCGCTCTGCTGGTCGGCGCTATCGTGGCGGTCGGTCTGGCGGTTGCCGCCTTGCAGTGGCTGCTTGCTCACTGGTGGCTCCTCGTCGTTATGGCCGTGGTTGCCTCCGTCGCTGGCGGCCTCTGGCTCCAGCAGGTCCGACAGCGTGCTGAGTGGCAACGCATACGTGCCCAGGCCGTGCACATGCGCATCGCCGAGATTGACGCCCTGGATCACCGCGCATTCGAGTTCGCCATACGGGACTTGATGTGCCGCGACGGCTGCACAGCCGAGCAGATCGGCGGCGCCGGGGACGACGCCTGCGACGTACGGGCAACCGACCCGGCCGGCCGCATCTGGGCAATCCAGTGCAAGCACCGCCGAGACGGGGACCGGGGCTCGGCCGTCGGCGTCGGGGTGCTGCAGCAGGTCAACGGCACCGCCCGACAGGTCCACGGAGCGGACATCGCGGTCGTCCTCACCAATGGCCGCTTCTCCTCGAAGGCCATCCCCTGGGGCCGGGAGCACCGAATCCACCTCGTCGATCGGCGCGTACTAGGTGAGTGGGCCGCCGGATCACGGCCGCTGTGGGACCTGCTCGATCGCATCCCGCCATCACGCCGCCCGACGGCACTGTCTTGA